A genomic stretch from Tenrec ecaudatus isolate mTenEca1 chromosome X, mTenEca1.hap1, whole genome shotgun sequence includes:
- the PSMD10 gene encoding 26S proteasome non-ATPase regulatory subunit 10 isoform X2, producing MEGCVSNLTVCNLAYNGKLEELKESILADKSLATRTDQDNRTPLHWACSAGHTEIVEFLLQLGVPVNDKDDAGWSPLHIAASAGRDEIVKALLGKGAQVNAVNQNGCTPLHYAASKNRHEIAVMLLEGGANPDAKDHFEATALHRAAAKDT from the exons ATGGAGGGGTGTGTGTCTAACCTGACGGTTTGCAACTTGGCCTACAATGGGAAGCTGGAGGAGTTGAAGGAGAGCATCTTAGCCGATAAATCCTTGGCTACGAGAACGGACCAG GACAACAGAACACCATTGCACTGGGCCTGCTCGGCGGGACATACCGAAATAGTTGAATTCTTGCTGCAACTTGGAGTGCCAGTGAATGATAAAGATGAT GCAGGTTGGTCTCCTCTTCATATTGCTGCTTCTGCTGGCCGGGACGAGATTGTCAAGGCCCTTCTGGGCAAAGGTGCTCAAGTGAATGCTGTCAATCAAAATGGCTGCACTCCCCTGCATTACGCAGCTTCCAAAAACAGGCATGAG ATTGCTGTCATGTTATTAGAAGGTGGGGCTAATCCAGATGCTAAGGACCATTTTGAGGCTACAGCGTTACACCGGGCAGCTGCCAAGG ACACTTAG
- the PSMD10 gene encoding 26S proteasome non-ATPase regulatory subunit 10 isoform X1, translating to MEGCVSNLTVCNLAYNGKLEELKESILADKSLATRTDQDNRTPLHWACSAGHTEIVEFLLQLGVPVNDKDDAGWSPLHIAASAGRDEIVKALLGKGAQVNAVNQNGCTPLHYAASKNRHEIAVMLLEGGANPDAKDHFEATALHRAAAKGNLKMIHILLYYKASTNIQDTEGNTPLHLACDEERVEEAKLLVSHGASVYIENKEEKTPLQVAKGGLGLILKRMVEG from the exons ATGGAGGGGTGTGTGTCTAACCTGACGGTTTGCAACTTGGCCTACAATGGGAAGCTGGAGGAGTTGAAGGAGAGCATCTTAGCCGATAAATCCTTGGCTACGAGAACGGACCAG GACAACAGAACACCATTGCACTGGGCCTGCTCGGCGGGACATACCGAAATAGTTGAATTCTTGCTGCAACTTGGAGTGCCAGTGAATGATAAAGATGAT GCAGGTTGGTCTCCTCTTCATATTGCTGCTTCTGCTGGCCGGGACGAGATTGTCAAGGCCCTTCTGGGCAAAGGTGCTCAAGTGAATGCTGTCAATCAAAATGGCTGCACTCCCCTGCATTACGCAGCTTCCAAAAACAGGCATGAG ATTGCTGTCATGTTATTAGAAGGTGGGGCTAATCCAGATGCTAAGGACCATTTTGAGGCTACAGCGTTACACCGGGCAGCTGCCAAGGGTAACTTGAAGATGATTCATATCCTTCTGTACTACAAAGCATCCACAAATATCCAAGACACTGAGGGTAACACTCCTCT ACACTTAGCCTGTGATGAGGAGAGAGTTGAAGAAGCGAAACTGCTGGTGTCCCACGGAGCAAGTGTTTACATTGAGAATAAAGAAGAAAAGACACCCCTGCAAGTGGCCAAAGGCGGCTTGGGCTTGATACTCAAGAGAATGGTGGAAGGTTAA